The sequence GCCGGTGCGGCCCGCGGCGAGCGCGGCGAGCAGCGCGCCCTCGCCCTGGAGGCTCGTGCGGCCCTCGTCCAGCAGCGTGGGGTCGAACACCTCGTCCTCGACGTGCACGACCTCGCGGCCGCGGGTGGTGAGGTGGCGGCGGGCGCGGGCGCCGAGCGGCGTGGCGGCGGTGGCCTGGTAGAAGGCGCTCGCCTGGGGCACGCGCCAGTCGAGGAGGAGCGGCTGGAGGTCGTCGTCGCGGAGGCCGATGCGGCCGATGTACCTGTACACGGGGTCCCCGTCGCCCGCCGTGCGCGCGGGCGCGCCGTCGCGCGGCTCGTCCTCCGGCAGGTGGCCGTCCTCGAACTCGAGGCGGCCGAAGACGAGGCGCTCGTCGACTTCGCGGAGGGCCTGGAGGCGGTCCTCGTAGATGCGGGCGAACGCGTCGCGCTCGGACCGGTTCTGGTGGGTGCCGCCCGTGGGGCTGTCGCGCACCGCGACCAGCTGCTCGCGGGTCTCCGCCCGCACCGCGTCGAGTCGTCCGTAGAGGCGGCCGACGTACGCCCGCTCCAGCTCCAGCTCCGTACCGGTCACCTGCACACACCCCTCGGGAATCCGGCGTCAATCCTACCGACCCGAGGGGGACGTCCCGGACCGCGGGCGGGGCGCCGGGCGTCGCCCGCGGAGGGATGCCTGGGCCTCAGCGGGACGTGCCGACCAGGCGCCGCGGGTCCTGCGCGGCGGGCTGCGGGCGCCGACGGAGCGCGCGACGGCGGGCGTTCTCGGAGCGGGCCGTGAGGATCAGGACGAGCACCACGCCCACGAGCGCGCCCAGCCCGTTGTGCACGAGGTCGCGGACGTCGGAGACACGGGTCGGGAGGAACGCCTGCGCGGTCTCGATGAGCGCCGAGAGGCCCACCCCGAGCGCGATCGCGAGCCACCAGCGCGACCGGCCGAGGAGCAGCACCAGGAACATGCCCACGGGTACGAACATCGCGACGTTGGCCGCGCCCTCGACGAACGAGTAGGTGAGCCACGCGGTGCCGTCGTGCCGGTGCAGGGCCCGGAGCGCGCGGAAGAGGAAGCCGTCGATGCGGCGGTCGTAGGGCTCCGGCGACAGCGTGATCCACGCGACCAGGCCGAGGTAGAGGGCCGTGGCGGTTCCGAGGACGGGGTGGCGGAGGAGCATCCGTCCATCATCCGGGCATTCCCCTGGGTGCCGGATCCGTCGGAGGTGCCGCTTCCGTGACGTCCTGTTGCGTCCTCCCCCTCCTCGCGGATGACGCCGTGGCACCCTGTGCGTGCAGCGCATCCGCGAAGCCTCGCGTCCCGCCCGCATCCGCGGCCAGGGACACCGCCTGCGATCAGTTCCCGCTCGCCGCGGGCGGTCGTGCGAGGCCGCCCGACGGCATGAGAGACCCGCGGAGGTCCACATGCTCGACAGCACCGATTCGATCCAGACGTCCCACGCCGGCAGCCTGCCGCGGACGGACGCGCTCATCGCGGCCAACGCGTCCCGCGCCCAGGCCCGCGCGGCCGTGCTCGCCGGCCCCGGCGGCGGCGCGGCCCCCGCTCCCGCCGACGACGGCCTCGACGCCGTGCTCGCCGACGCGGTCGACGGCCTCGTCGCCCGCCAGCGCGAGGTCGGGATCACGGTGCCCGGCGACGGCGAGTACGGCAAGGCCATGTCGAGCGCGATCGACTACGGCGCCTGGTGGTCGTACTCGTTCCAGCGCCTCAGCGGCCTCGAGCTGGTGCCCGGCGGCCCGTTCTCCTCGGAGCCCGTGCGCAGCTCGCCCGGGGACGTGCGCCTCACGACGTTCCCCGACCGCCGCGACTGGACGATCTTCGCCGACGCCTACCGGGATCCGTCGAGCGGCATCACGGTCGGCGACGCCCCCATCGAGTTCCCGAGCGCCACCGGCCCGGTCGCCTACACGGGGCACGACGCGATCCAGGCGGACATCGCGCACCTGAAGGCCGGCCTGGCGGCGAACGGGTACGAGGAGGGCTTCCTCACGTCCCTGTCCCCCGGCAGCGCGTCGCGCATCGGCAACCTGCACTACGCGACCGAGGAGGAGTTCATCTGGGCGTGCGCCGACGCGATGCGCGAGGAGTACGTCGCGATCATCGACGCGGGGCTCGTGCTGCAGATCGACGACCCGTCCGTCGCGGAGAACTGGGACCAGATCAACCCGGAGCCGAGCGTGGAGGACTACCTCGCCTTCACCCGCATCCGCGTGGAGGCGCTCAACCACGCGCTGCGCGGGCTGCCGCAGGAGCGGATCCGCTTCCACCTGTGTTGGGGCTCGTGGCACGGGCCGCACACGACCGACATCGAGTTCCGGCACATCGTGCGGACGATGCTCGACATCGACGCGGGCGAGTACTCGTTCGAGGGCGCCAACGCGCGGCACGAGCACGAGTGGCGCGTGTGGGAGGACGTGGAGCTGCCCGACGGGAAGCTCATCGTGCCGGGCGTGGTCGGGCACGCGACGAACGTGGTCGAGCACCCGGAGCTCGTGGCCGACCGGATCGAGCGCTACGCGAAGCTCGTGGGACGGGAGCGCGTGATCGCGTCGACGGACTGCGGGCTCGGCGGGCGGATCCACCCGCAGATCGCGTGGGCGAAGCTGGAGAGCCTGGCGCAGGGCGCGGAGATCGCGACGCGGCGGCTCTGGGGCTGACCCCGCCCCGCGTCGGACGACGGAGGGCCGGACGCGTGACGCGTCCGGCCCTCCTCGTCGCGGTGCGGACGCGTCAGAGCGCGATGATCGCGTGCACGTCGCGGCCGGCGAGCCGCTCCCGGCCGCCGAGGCCCTCGAGCTCGAGCACCACGCCGATGCCCGCGACCTCGTAGCCGGCGCGCTCCAACAGGCGGGCGGCCGCCTCGAGGGTGCCGCCGGTCGCGAGCACGTCATCGAGGAGCAGCACGCGGGATCCGGGCGCCAGCTGGCCGGGGTGCAGCTCGATGGCGGCTTCGCCGTACTCCAGGTCGTAGGACTCGCGCAGCACCTCGCCGGGGAGCTTGCCGGCCTTGCGCACCGCGAGGGTGCCGACGCCGGACGCGTAGGCGGCGGCCGCCGCGAGCAGGAAGCCGCGCGCCTCGACGCCCGCGACGGCGTCGACGGGACCGCCCGCGGCCACGAGGTCGTCGACGACGGCGCGGAGGGCGGGGCCGTCGGCGAGCACGGGCGTGAGGTCGCGGAACAGGATCCCGGGCTGCGGGAAGTCCGGGACGGTGAGCAGCAGGGAGCGGACGAGGTCGGAGGCGGGGGCGTCGGGCACCCGACAACGGTAGTCGGTGCCGGGACGGCGGTCCGTCAGGCGGATGTGGTGGGCTGGGCGCTCCCCCGCCCGCACCGCCTCCCGAGGAGCCCATGGACACCGTCGAGATCGTGCGCGACCTCGTCGCGCGCGCGACCGCCGTCGAGGCGCCGCTGGAGACGGGACCCGCGCTCGTCGCCGTGGCGCTCGCCGCTGCGCTCGTGCTCGTGCCCGCCGCCTGGCGGCTCACGCGGCACGCCGTGACGATCGTGCACGAGGCCGGCCACGGGCTCGCGGCGACGCTCAGCGGGCGACGGCTCGCGGGGATCCGGCTGCACTCCGACACCTCGGGCCTCACCGTGAGCGTCGGCCGGCCGCGCGGGCCGGGCATGGTCGTGACGCTGCTCGCGGGCTACCCCGCGCCGGCGCTCGCCGGGCTCGGCGCCGCCTGGCTCGCCGGGCAGGGGCGCTCGGCCGCGGTGCTG is a genomic window of Clavibacter capsici containing:
- a CDS encoding VanZ family protein, with the translated sequence MLLRHPVLGTATALYLGLVAWITLSPEPYDRRIDGFLFRALRALHRHDGTAWLTYSFVEGAANVAMFVPVGMFLVLLLGRSRWWLAIALGVGLSALIETAQAFLPTRVSDVRDLVHNGLGALVGVVLVLILTARSENARRRALRRRPQPAAQDPRRLVGTSR
- a CDS encoding cobalamin-independent methionine synthase II family protein, encoding MLDSTDSIQTSHAGSLPRTDALIAANASRAQARAAVLAGPGGGAAPAPADDGLDAVLADAVDGLVARQREVGITVPGDGEYGKAMSSAIDYGAWWSYSFQRLSGLELVPGGPFSSEPVRSSPGDVRLTTFPDRRDWTIFADAYRDPSSGITVGDAPIEFPSATGPVAYTGHDAIQADIAHLKAGLAANGYEEGFLTSLSPGSASRIGNLHYATEEEFIWACADAMREEYVAIIDAGLVLQIDDPSVAENWDQINPEPSVEDYLAFTRIRVEALNHALRGLPQERIRFHLCWGSWHGPHTTDIEFRHIVRTMLDIDAGEYSFEGANARHEHEWRVWEDVELPDGKLIVPGVVGHATNVVEHPELVADRIERYAKLVGRERVIASTDCGLGGRIHPQIAWAKLESLAQGAEIATRRLWG
- a CDS encoding M50 family metallopeptidase, translated to MDTVEIVRDLVARATAVEAPLETGPALVAVALAAALVLVPAAWRLTRHAVTIVHEAGHGLAATLSGRRLAGIRLHSDTSGLTVSVGRPRGPGMVVTLLAGYPAPALAGLGAAWLAGQGRSAAVLWLWLVLLALVVIQVRNWFGLWSCLVAGVVVGVVAGVAPIVVQGVAAHALALFLLLGALRATLELQRSRSRRGGGASDADQLGRLTHLPGILWVGVLVLVAAACLVGGALLLGIPTLVGA
- a CDS encoding adenine phosphoribosyltransferase, whose product is MPDAPASDLVRSLLLTVPDFPQPGILFRDLTPVLADGPALRAVVDDLVAAGGPVDAVAGVEARGFLLAAAAAYASGVGTLAVRKAGKLPGEVLRESYDLEYGEAAIELHPGQLAPGSRVLLLDDVLATGGTLEAAARLLERAGYEVAGIGVVLELEGLGGRERLAGRDVHAIIAL